A window of the Tenebrio molitor chromosome 1, icTenMoli1.1, whole genome shotgun sequence genome harbors these coding sequences:
- the Taf1 gene encoding transcription initiation factor TFIID subunit 1 isoform X1, giving the protein MSDSDEDNYNKDEDCVDLTGFLFGNINEQGELESDVLDTESQKQLSNLGKLGLGSTLKEMIGVENITKEDSDSDYDMQDVEKTKFEENSSEANSQNDDMEAKSPSAIDFSDINELAEEEEETKQENYDADDEHPKESDVKLMPPPPVPIIKETIEQPLSAEDGDKKKLETPLAAMLPSKYANIDVTDLFPDFRHGKVLRFSRLFGPGKPSSLPNIWRNVRKKRKRRKHKDSINQHDSDSNSEDEKPKHRGWFFDYSDQPPLEQCQSDDEEKLLKPIESTTVDNKTETQSKDDTGPKVADWRFGPAQIWYDMLEVPETGDGFNYGFKVKEEKPQEVKKEIEEPKEGDEFPDDAFLMVTQLHWEDDVVWDGNDIKHKVLQKLNSKTNAAGWVPSSGNRTAQAFSQPGKGGLLSGSSVRLPIPAPPLPGMKSKTQILSNKPRPDPEQDDTWYSIFPVENEDLVYGKWEDDVIWDADNMINVPKPSILTLDPNDENIILGIPDDIDPSKQIAGQATPVKVKIPHPHVKKSKILLGKAGVINVLQEDTPPPPPKSPNRDPFNISNDVYYMPRSSETTMRLKVGGANLIQHSTPVVELRAPFIQTHMGLMRLRNFHRPPMKRFSHGPLAQPGPHPVMPLVKHIKKKAKQRESERMASGGGDVFFMRTPDDLTGRDGDIILIEFCEEHPPLMNQVGMCSKIKNYYKRKAAKDSGPPTYKYGETAYAHTSPFLGILHPGQSIQAIENNMYRAPIYEHTIPATDFLIIRTRQQYYIRELDALYVAGQQCPLYEVPGPNSKRANNFVRDFLQVFIYRLFWKSRDNPRRIKMDDIKKAFPSHSESSIRKRLKLCADFKRTGMDSNWWVIKPEFRLPTEEEIRAMVSPEQCCSYFSMVAAEQRLKDAGYGEKFIFTPAEDDDEEMQLKMDDEVKVAPWNTTRAYIQAMKGKCLLQLTGPADPTGCGEGFSYVRVPNKPTQNKEEQESQPKRTVTGTDADLRRLSLNNAKALLRKFGVPEEEIKKLSRWEVIDVVRTLSTEKAKAGEEGMDKFSRGNRFSIAEHQERYKEECQRIFDLQNRVLSSAEVLSTDEGESSDEDSDEDIEEMGKNIENMLANKKTSTQLSLEREEQERQELRKMIMEGDEKKGKDKKKDDEDNQDQTNYAQQGRVLKIVRTFRDAEGKEFTRVETVRKAAVIDAYVKIRTTKDDTFIRQFATLDEAQKEEMKREKRRIQEQLRRIKRNQEKERLALGLASSTNVSGFGEKSGSNDSPSNQSFNTSPNKSTVISPPKSRRKTKLKPDLKLKCGACGNVGHMRTNKACPLYQNSGSNAPMNVAMTEEQEEEIEKQLNTDDEDLVNIDGTKVKLSSKLLKKHAEEMKRRTLLLKVPKEAMGAKRRRRGVSDLHCDYLKRHNRPANRRRTDPVVVLSTILENILNEMRDMPDVQPFLFPVNQKKVLDYSRIVQRPMDLQTIRDNLRQKKYQSREEFLADVNQIVENSSLYNGPKSSLTVAAQRMLNKCVERLGEKEERLMRLEKAINPLLDDNDQVALTFILDNVINTKLKAMSESWPFLKPVNKKLVKDYYSIIKRPMDLETISKKVAAHKYHSRHEFLNDIEQILQNCILYNGRDSPFTEKAEQLVKICKATLYEYDEHLTQLENKISLARERAMQDDDQAWMAGEEENYTIAEPDRISQASSPDHSSFLKSNMDDYDYVDVEGGIQSNEDISASVSRPRKRKNKKDEAAILEEDLQFSSEEELDEVPLNEFEDNKGGLVISAEIPMEGVNADDDSQQAAEAMVQLGSMGYYQQNDEGTDIMYKEESMDVDPNYDPSDFLMSGLPMHSNKDEIKIDEHVLQPQDTELKIHDDLAVSESEDEGQNVNDVPVQEEDDGGDLWF; this is encoded by the exons atgagcGATAGCGACGAAGATAATTATAACAAAGATGAAGACTGTGTGGATCTTACAGGATTTTTGTTTGGTAATATCAACGAACAAGGGGAGCTTGAAAGCGATGTTTTGGATACAGAATCACAAAAGCAACTTTCAAATCTTGGAAA GCTTGGTTTGGGTTCAACTCTTAAAGAGATGATCGGTGTGGAAAATATTACTAAAGAAGATTCAGACAGTGACTATGACATGCAAGATGttgagaaaacaaaatttgaagaGAACAGTAGCGAAGCAAATTCACAAAATGATGACA tggaAGCAAAATCTCCTAGTGCTATTGATTTTTCTGATATTAATGAACTggcagaagaagaagaagag acaaaacaagaaaattatGATGCAGATGATGAACATCCGAAAGAAAGTGATGTCAAATTGATGCCTCCACCACCAGTTCCAATAATTAAGGAAACCATAGAACAGCCTTTAAGTGCAGAAGATGGagataaaaagaaattggaaACACCATTAGCAGCTATGTTGCCATCCAAATATGCTAATATTGATGTGACTGATTTGTTTCCAGATTTTAGGCATGGAAAA GTGTTGAGATTTTCTAGGCTTTTTGGTCCAGGCAAACCAAGTAGTTTACCAAATATATGGCGCAATGTTAGGAAGAAACGTAAAAGAAGGAAACATAAGGATAGTATTAATCAACACGATTCTGACTCAAATTCAGAGGATGAGAAACCTAAACACAGGGGATGGTTCTTTGATTACTCTGATCAACCTCCACTTGAACAGTGTCAAAGTGATGATGAA GAGAAACTTCTGAAACCAATTGAAAGCACAACTGTTGATAATAAAACAGAAACCCAGTCAAAAGATGATACTGGACCAAAAGTTGCTGATTGGAGATTTGGCCCTGCACAGATCTGGTATGACATGTTGGAAGTACCTGAAACAGGAGATGGCTTCAATTATGgatttaaagtaaaagaaGAGAag CCTCAAGAAgtgaaaaaagaaattgaagaaCCTAAAGAAGGAGATGAATTTCCTGATGATGCATTTCTAATGGTGACCCAACTACATTGGGAAGACGATGTTGTATGGGATGGTAACGATATAAAACATAAG GTGTTACAGAAGCTAAATTCCAAAACTAACGCAGCAGGTTGGGTGCCTAGCAGCGGGAATCGGACAGCTCAGGCTTTCAGTCAACCAGGAAAGGGTGGTTTACTGTCCGGAAGTTCAGTAAGATTGCCTATTCCGGCACCGCCACTACCCGGCATGAAGTCAAAAACACAAAT tCTGTCTAATAAACCACGTCCAGATCCAGAACAAGATGACACTTGGTACTCTATTTTTCCTGTGGAAAATGAAGACTTGGTTTATGGAAAATGGGAAGACGATGTCATATGGGATGCTGACAATATGATAAACGTACCAAAACCTTCAATTCTTACGTTAGATCCCAACgacgaaaatattattttaggGATACCAGATGATATAGATCCATCAAAACAGATTGCAG GGCAAGCCACTCCCGTGAAGGTGAAGATTCCACACCCTCACGTGAAGAAGTCGAAGATTCTTCTGGGCAAAGCTGGTGTGATCAACGTATTGCAAGAAGACACACCTCCCCCGCCACCAAAATCACCCAACAGAGATCCATTTAACATATCCAACGACGT CTATTACATGCCACGTTCGTCGGAAACCACGATGCGTCTCAAAGTGGGTGGAGCGAATTTAATACAACATTCCACCCCTGTCGTGGAATTGAGAGCTCCGTTCATTCAGACCCACATGGGTTTGATGCGCTTGAGAAATTTCCACAGACCACCAATGAAACGCTTTTCGCACGGTCCCTTGGCCCAGCCCGGTCCTCATCCGGTGATGCCTCTAGTGAAACACATCAAGAAGAAAGCCAAG CAAAGAGAGTCGGAAAGAATGGCATCTGGTGGTGGCGACGTGTTCTTCATGAGGACTCCAGACGATCTGACGGGAAGAGACGGTGATATCATTCTAATCGAATTTTGCGAGGAACATCCTCCGTTGATGAATCAGGTCGGAATGtgttccaaaattaaaaattattacaaaagaaAAGCGGCCAAAGACTCGGGGCCGCCGACTTACAAATACGGAGAAACTGCATATGCGCATACTTCGCCGTTTTTGGGCATTTTACATCCTGGGCAATCTATACAAGCGATAGAGAATAATATGTACAG AGCTCCAATTTATGAACACACGATACCAGCTACCGATTTCTTAATCATAAGAACAAGACAGCAATATTATATTAGGGAGTTAGATGCGCTCTATGTGGCGGGGCAACAGTGTCCTCTGTATGAAGTACCAGGACCAAACTCGAAAAGAGCGAATAATTTTGTTCGGGACTTTTTACAG GTTTTCATTTATCGATTGTTCTGGAAAAGTAGAGATAATCCACGAAGAATAAAAATGGATGATATTAAAAAAGCGTTTCCTTCACATTCAGAGAGCAGTATACGAAAGAGACTTAAATTGTGTGCCGATTTTAAGAGAACAGGCATGGATTCAAACTGGTGGGTAATAAAGCCGGAGTTCCGTCTTCCAACTGAAGAGGAAATCAGAGCCATGGTATCACCAGAACAGTGTTGCTCCTACTTTAGTATGGTGGCGGCTGAACAAAGACTGAAG gACGCCGGTTACGgtgaaaaattcatatttactCCGGCTGAAGATGATGACGAAGAAATGCAGCTTAAAATGGACGACGAAGTAAAAGTGGCTCCTTGGAACACCACACGAGCCTATATTCAAGCAATGAAAGGGAAATGTCTTCTTCAGTTAACTGGTCCAGCTGATCCGACAGGTTGTGGCGAAGGCTTTAGTTACGTCAGAGTGCCGAATAAACCCACT CAAAATAAAGAAGAACAAGAGTCGCAACCAAAACGTACTGTCACCGGAACTGATGCTGACTTGCGGCGTTTATCCCTCAACAACGCTAAAGCCTTGCTGAGAAAATTCGGGGTACCTGAAGAAGAA ATTAAGAAATTGTCGCGTTGGGAGGTTATCGACGTGGTGAGAACACTTTCTACCGAAAAAGCCAAAGCGGGAGAAGAAGGAATGGATAAGTTTTCGAGAGGAAACAGGTTTTCCATCGCGGAGCATCAAGAACGCTACAAAGAAGAGTGTCAACGAATATTCGATTTGCAAAATCGAGTACTGTCGAGTGCTGAAGTTTTGAGTACCGACGAAGGAGAAAGTTCCGATGAAGACAGTGACGAAGATATCGAAGAAATGGGCAAGAACATCGAAAACATGCTGGCAAATAAAAAGACGAGCACGCAACTGTCTCTCGAAAGAGAAGAACAGGAAAGGCAAGAGCTGCGGAAAATGATAATGGAAGGTGACGAGAAGAAAGGCAAAGACAAGAAGAAAGACGACGAAGACAACCAAGATCAGACGAATTACGCACAGCAAGGTCGGGTACTAAAAATCGTGCGAACGTTCCGTGATGCTGAAGGAAAAGAGTTTACGCGGGTAGAGACGGTCAGGAAAGCGGCAGTAATCGATGCTTACGTAAAGATACGAACCACGAAAGACGACACGTTCATAAGACAGTTCGCAACGTTGGATGAAGCACAGAAGGAAGAAATGAAACGGGAGAAACGAAGAATTCAAGAGCAGTTACGAAGGATTAAAAGAAATCAAGAGAAGGAGCGGTTGGCGCTGGGATTGGCTTCGTCCACGAATGTTTCCGGATTCGGCGAAAAATCAGGATCAAATGACA GTCCATCAAATCAATCGTTCAACACTTCACCGAACAAATCTACGGTAATATCGCCTCCAAAATCGAGAAGAAAGACAAAACTGAAGCCCGACTTGAAACTGAAATGTGGAGCTTGTGGTAATGTTGGACACATGAGGACGAACAAAGCTTGTCCTTTGTACCAGAACTCCGGTTCAAATGCTCCAATGAATGTCGCAATGACAGAAGAACAAGAAGAGGAGATCgaaaaacaattgaacactGACGATGAAGACCTTGTTAACATTGACGGCACTAAAGTGAAGTTGTCGAGTAAATTACTGAAG AAGCACGCGGAAGAAATGAAACGTAGAACTTTACTGTTGAAAGTTCCCAAAGAAGCAATGGGCGCCAAGAGGAGACGTCGTGGCGTGTCTGATCTACACTGTGATTATTTGAAGCGTCACAACAGACCCGCTAACAGACGTCGTACCGATCCTGTAGTTGTTCTTTCCAccattttggaaaatattttgaacgAAATGAGAGACATGCCGGACGTACAACCATTTTTGTTCCCAGTCAATCAAAAG AAAGTCTTGGACTACTCCAGGATCGTTCAAAGACCAATGGATTTGCAAACTATTAGAGATAACCTGCGTCAAAAGAAGTATCAGAGTCGGGAGGAATTTTTAGCCGATGTCAACCAGATCGTAGAAAATTCCAGCCTTTACAACG gtCCCAAGAGCAGCTTAACTGTGGCAGCTCAAAGGATGTTGAATAAGTGTGTTGAACGTTTaggagaaaaagaagaaagattGATGAGGCTAGAAAAAGCCATCAATCCATTGCTCGATGACAACGACCAGGTTGCGTTGACCTTTATTTTAGACAATGTCATCAACACAAAACTGAAAGCCATGTCTGAATCGTGGCCGTTCCTCAAGCCTGTCAATAAAAAGTTGGTTAAAGATTACTACAGTATTATAAAACGTCCGATGGATTTGGAAACCATCTCCAAAAAAGTTGCTG CGCACAAGTACCACAGCCGACACGAGTTTTTGAACGACATCGaacaaattctgcaaaattgtaTCTTGTACAACGGTCGCGATTCTCCCTTCACCGAAAAAGCCGAACAGTTGGTCAAGATTTGTAAAGCTACGTTATACGAa TACGACGAGCATTTAACGCAgctggaaaacaaaatttcgtTGGCGCGAGAACGAGCAATGCAGGACGATGATCAAGCATGGATGGCTGGTGAAGAAGAAAACTACACCATCGCGGAACCGGAcagaatt AGTCAAGCAAGTTCTCCTGATCACAGTTCTTTCTTGAAGTCTAACATGGACGACTACGACTACGTGGACGTGGAAGGAGGGATTCAGTCGAACGAAGACATCTCTGCTTCCGTTTCCAGGCCAAGAAAACGTAAAAACAAAAAGGATGAGGCGGCGATCCTCGAAGAAG ATTTGCAGTTTTCAAGCGAAGAGGAGCTGGATGAGGTGCCTCTGAACGAGTTCGAGGATAACAAAGGTGGATTGGTTATTTCGGCGGAAATTCCAATGGAAGGTGTTAATGCTGATGATGACAGCCAACAAGCGGCTGAAGCTATGGTTCAGTTAGGGTCCATGGGTTATTATCAGCAGAACGATGAAGGAACGGACATAATGTA
- the Taf1 gene encoding transcription initiation factor TFIID subunit 1 isoform X2, translating to MSDSDEDNYNKDEDCVDLTGFLFGNINEQGELESDVLDTESQKQLSNLGKLGLGSTLKEMIGVENITKEDSDSDYDMQDVEKTKFEENSSEANSQNDDMEAKSPSAIDFSDINELAEEEEETKQENYDADDEHPKESDVKLMPPPPVPIIKETIEQPLSAEDGDKKKLETPLAAMLPSKYANIDVTDLFPDFRHGKVLRFSRLFGPGKPSSLPNIWRNVRKKRKRRKHKDSINQHDSDSNSEDEKPKHRGWFFDYSDQPPLEQCQSDDEEKLLKPIESTTVDNKTETQSKDDTGPKVADWRFGPAQIWYDMLEVPETGDGFNYGFKVKEEKPQEVKKEIEEPKEGDEFPDDAFLMVTQLHWEDDVVWDGNDIKHKKLNSKTNAAGWVPSSGNRTAQAFSQPGKGGLLSGSSVRLPIPAPPLPGMKSKTQILSNKPRPDPEQDDTWYSIFPVENEDLVYGKWEDDVIWDADNMINVPKPSILTLDPNDENIILGIPDDIDPSKQIAGQATPVKVKIPHPHVKKSKILLGKAGVINVLQEDTPPPPPKSPNRDPFNISNDVYYMPRSSETTMRLKVGGANLIQHSTPVVELRAPFIQTHMGLMRLRNFHRPPMKRFSHGPLAQPGPHPVMPLVKHIKKKAKQRESERMASGGGDVFFMRTPDDLTGRDGDIILIEFCEEHPPLMNQVGMCSKIKNYYKRKAAKDSGPPTYKYGETAYAHTSPFLGILHPGQSIQAIENNMYRAPIYEHTIPATDFLIIRTRQQYYIRELDALYVAGQQCPLYEVPGPNSKRANNFVRDFLQVFIYRLFWKSRDNPRRIKMDDIKKAFPSHSESSIRKRLKLCADFKRTGMDSNWWVIKPEFRLPTEEEIRAMVSPEQCCSYFSMVAAEQRLKDAGYGEKFIFTPAEDDDEEMQLKMDDEVKVAPWNTTRAYIQAMKGKCLLQLTGPADPTGCGEGFSYVRVPNKPTQNKEEQESQPKRTVTGTDADLRRLSLNNAKALLRKFGVPEEEIKKLSRWEVIDVVRTLSTEKAKAGEEGMDKFSRGNRFSIAEHQERYKEECQRIFDLQNRVLSSAEVLSTDEGESSDEDSDEDIEEMGKNIENMLANKKTSTQLSLEREEQERQELRKMIMEGDEKKGKDKKKDDEDNQDQTNYAQQGRVLKIVRTFRDAEGKEFTRVETVRKAAVIDAYVKIRTTKDDTFIRQFATLDEAQKEEMKREKRRIQEQLRRIKRNQEKERLALGLASSTNVSGFGEKSGSNDSPSNQSFNTSPNKSTVISPPKSRRKTKLKPDLKLKCGACGNVGHMRTNKACPLYQNSGSNAPMNVAMTEEQEEEIEKQLNTDDEDLVNIDGTKVKLSSKLLKKHAEEMKRRTLLLKVPKEAMGAKRRRRGVSDLHCDYLKRHNRPANRRRTDPVVVLSTILENILNEMRDMPDVQPFLFPVNQKKVLDYSRIVQRPMDLQTIRDNLRQKKYQSREEFLADVNQIVENSSLYNGPKSSLTVAAQRMLNKCVERLGEKEERLMRLEKAINPLLDDNDQVALTFILDNVINTKLKAMSESWPFLKPVNKKLVKDYYSIIKRPMDLETISKKVAAHKYHSRHEFLNDIEQILQNCILYNGRDSPFTEKAEQLVKICKATLYEYDEHLTQLENKISLARERAMQDDDQAWMAGEEENYTIAEPDRISQASSPDHSSFLKSNMDDYDYVDVEGGIQSNEDISASVSRPRKRKNKKDEAAILEEDLQFSSEEELDEVPLNEFEDNKGGLVISAEIPMEGVNADDDSQQAAEAMVQLGSMGYYQQNDEGTDIMYKEESMDVDPNYDPSDFLMSGLPMHSNKDEIKIDEHVLQPQDTELKIHDDLAVSESEDEGQNVNDVPVQEEDDGGDLWF from the exons atgagcGATAGCGACGAAGATAATTATAACAAAGATGAAGACTGTGTGGATCTTACAGGATTTTTGTTTGGTAATATCAACGAACAAGGGGAGCTTGAAAGCGATGTTTTGGATACAGAATCACAAAAGCAACTTTCAAATCTTGGAAA GCTTGGTTTGGGTTCAACTCTTAAAGAGATGATCGGTGTGGAAAATATTACTAAAGAAGATTCAGACAGTGACTATGACATGCAAGATGttgagaaaacaaaatttgaagaGAACAGTAGCGAAGCAAATTCACAAAATGATGACA tggaAGCAAAATCTCCTAGTGCTATTGATTTTTCTGATATTAATGAACTggcagaagaagaagaagag acaaaacaagaaaattatGATGCAGATGATGAACATCCGAAAGAAAGTGATGTCAAATTGATGCCTCCACCACCAGTTCCAATAATTAAGGAAACCATAGAACAGCCTTTAAGTGCAGAAGATGGagataaaaagaaattggaaACACCATTAGCAGCTATGTTGCCATCCAAATATGCTAATATTGATGTGACTGATTTGTTTCCAGATTTTAGGCATGGAAAA GTGTTGAGATTTTCTAGGCTTTTTGGTCCAGGCAAACCAAGTAGTTTACCAAATATATGGCGCAATGTTAGGAAGAAACGTAAAAGAAGGAAACATAAGGATAGTATTAATCAACACGATTCTGACTCAAATTCAGAGGATGAGAAACCTAAACACAGGGGATGGTTCTTTGATTACTCTGATCAACCTCCACTTGAACAGTGTCAAAGTGATGATGAA GAGAAACTTCTGAAACCAATTGAAAGCACAACTGTTGATAATAAAACAGAAACCCAGTCAAAAGATGATACTGGACCAAAAGTTGCTGATTGGAGATTTGGCCCTGCACAGATCTGGTATGACATGTTGGAAGTACCTGAAACAGGAGATGGCTTCAATTATGgatttaaagtaaaagaaGAGAag CCTCAAGAAgtgaaaaaagaaattgaagaaCCTAAAGAAGGAGATGAATTTCCTGATGATGCATTTCTAATGGTGACCCAACTACATTGGGAAGACGATGTTGTATGGGATGGTAACGATATAAAACATAAG AAGCTAAATTCCAAAACTAACGCAGCAGGTTGGGTGCCTAGCAGCGGGAATCGGACAGCTCAGGCTTTCAGTCAACCAGGAAAGGGTGGTTTACTGTCCGGAAGTTCAGTAAGATTGCCTATTCCGGCACCGCCACTACCCGGCATGAAGTCAAAAACACAAAT tCTGTCTAATAAACCACGTCCAGATCCAGAACAAGATGACACTTGGTACTCTATTTTTCCTGTGGAAAATGAAGACTTGGTTTATGGAAAATGGGAAGACGATGTCATATGGGATGCTGACAATATGATAAACGTACCAAAACCTTCAATTCTTACGTTAGATCCCAACgacgaaaatattattttaggGATACCAGATGATATAGATCCATCAAAACAGATTGCAG GGCAAGCCACTCCCGTGAAGGTGAAGATTCCACACCCTCACGTGAAGAAGTCGAAGATTCTTCTGGGCAAAGCTGGTGTGATCAACGTATTGCAAGAAGACACACCTCCCCCGCCACCAAAATCACCCAACAGAGATCCATTTAACATATCCAACGACGT CTATTACATGCCACGTTCGTCGGAAACCACGATGCGTCTCAAAGTGGGTGGAGCGAATTTAATACAACATTCCACCCCTGTCGTGGAATTGAGAGCTCCGTTCATTCAGACCCACATGGGTTTGATGCGCTTGAGAAATTTCCACAGACCACCAATGAAACGCTTTTCGCACGGTCCCTTGGCCCAGCCCGGTCCTCATCCGGTGATGCCTCTAGTGAAACACATCAAGAAGAAAGCCAAG CAAAGAGAGTCGGAAAGAATGGCATCTGGTGGTGGCGACGTGTTCTTCATGAGGACTCCAGACGATCTGACGGGAAGAGACGGTGATATCATTCTAATCGAATTTTGCGAGGAACATCCTCCGTTGATGAATCAGGTCGGAATGtgttccaaaattaaaaattattacaaaagaaAAGCGGCCAAAGACTCGGGGCCGCCGACTTACAAATACGGAGAAACTGCATATGCGCATACTTCGCCGTTTTTGGGCATTTTACATCCTGGGCAATCTATACAAGCGATAGAGAATAATATGTACAG AGCTCCAATTTATGAACACACGATACCAGCTACCGATTTCTTAATCATAAGAACAAGACAGCAATATTATATTAGGGAGTTAGATGCGCTCTATGTGGCGGGGCAACAGTGTCCTCTGTATGAAGTACCAGGACCAAACTCGAAAAGAGCGAATAATTTTGTTCGGGACTTTTTACAG GTTTTCATTTATCGATTGTTCTGGAAAAGTAGAGATAATCCACGAAGAATAAAAATGGATGATATTAAAAAAGCGTTTCCTTCACATTCAGAGAGCAGTATACGAAAGAGACTTAAATTGTGTGCCGATTTTAAGAGAACAGGCATGGATTCAAACTGGTGGGTAATAAAGCCGGAGTTCCGTCTTCCAACTGAAGAGGAAATCAGAGCCATGGTATCACCAGAACAGTGTTGCTCCTACTTTAGTATGGTGGCGGCTGAACAAAGACTGAAG gACGCCGGTTACGgtgaaaaattcatatttactCCGGCTGAAGATGATGACGAAGAAATGCAGCTTAAAATGGACGACGAAGTAAAAGTGGCTCCTTGGAACACCACACGAGCCTATATTCAAGCAATGAAAGGGAAATGTCTTCTTCAGTTAACTGGTCCAGCTGATCCGACAGGTTGTGGCGAAGGCTTTAGTTACGTCAGAGTGCCGAATAAACCCACT CAAAATAAAGAAGAACAAGAGTCGCAACCAAAACGTACTGTCACCGGAACTGATGCTGACTTGCGGCGTTTATCCCTCAACAACGCTAAAGCCTTGCTGAGAAAATTCGGGGTACCTGAAGAAGAA ATTAAGAAATTGTCGCGTTGGGAGGTTATCGACGTGGTGAGAACACTTTCTACCGAAAAAGCCAAAGCGGGAGAAGAAGGAATGGATAAGTTTTCGAGAGGAAACAGGTTTTCCATCGCGGAGCATCAAGAACGCTACAAAGAAGAGTGTCAACGAATATTCGATTTGCAAAATCGAGTACTGTCGAGTGCTGAAGTTTTGAGTACCGACGAAGGAGAAAGTTCCGATGAAGACAGTGACGAAGATATCGAAGAAATGGGCAAGAACATCGAAAACATGCTGGCAAATAAAAAGACGAGCACGCAACTGTCTCTCGAAAGAGAAGAACAGGAAAGGCAAGAGCTGCGGAAAATGATAATGGAAGGTGACGAGAAGAAAGGCAAAGACAAGAAGAAAGACGACGAAGACAACCAAGATCAGACGAATTACGCACAGCAAGGTCGGGTACTAAAAATCGTGCGAACGTTCCGTGATGCTGAAGGAAAAGAGTTTACGCGGGTAGAGACGGTCAGGAAAGCGGCAGTAATCGATGCTTACGTAAAGATACGAACCACGAAAGACGACACGTTCATAAGACAGTTCGCAACGTTGGATGAAGCACAGAAGGAAGAAATGAAACGGGAGAAACGAAGAATTCAAGAGCAGTTACGAAGGATTAAAAGAAATCAAGAGAAGGAGCGGTTGGCGCTGGGATTGGCTTCGTCCACGAATGTTTCCGGATTCGGCGAAAAATCAGGATCAAATGACA GTCCATCAAATCAATCGTTCAACACTTCACCGAACAAATCTACGGTAATATCGCCTCCAAAATCGAGAAGAAAGACAAAACTGAAGCCCGACTTGAAACTGAAATGTGGAGCTTGTGGTAATGTTGGACACATGAGGACGAACAAAGCTTGTCCTTTGTACCAGAACTCCGGTTCAAATGCTCCAATGAATGTCGCAATGACAGAAGAACAAGAAGAGGAGATCgaaaaacaattgaacactGACGATGAAGACCTTGTTAACATTGACGGCACTAAAGTGAAGTTGTCGAGTAAATTACTGAAG AAGCACGCGGAAGAAATGAAACGTAGAACTTTACTGTTGAAAGTTCCCAAAGAAGCAATGGGCGCCAAGAGGAGACGTCGTGGCGTGTCTGATCTACACTGTGATTATTTGAAGCGTCACAACAGACCCGCTAACAGACGTCGTACCGATCCTGTAGTTGTTCTTTCCAccattttggaaaatattttgaacgAAATGAGAGACATGCCGGACGTACAACCATTTTTGTTCCCAGTCAATCAAAAG AAAGTCTTGGACTACTCCAGGATCGTTCAAAGACCAATGGATTTGCAAACTATTAGAGATAACCTGCGTCAAAAGAAGTATCAGAGTCGGGAGGAATTTTTAGCCGATGTCAACCAGATCGTAGAAAATTCCAGCCTTTACAACG gtCCCAAGAGCAGCTTAACTGTGGCAGCTCAAAGGATGTTGAATAAGTGTGTTGAACGTTTaggagaaaaagaagaaagattGATGAGGCTAGAAAAAGCCATCAATCCATTGCTCGATGACAACGACCAGGTTGCGTTGACCTTTATTTTAGACAATGTCATCAACACAAAACTGAAAGCCATGTCTGAATCGTGGCCGTTCCTCAAGCCTGTCAATAAAAAGTTGGTTAAAGATTACTACAGTATTATAAAACGTCCGATGGATTTGGAAACCATCTCCAAAAAAGTTGCTG CGCACAAGTACCACAGCCGACACGAGTTTTTGAACGACATCGaacaaattctgcaaaattgtaTCTTGTACAACGGTCGCGATTCTCCCTTCACCGAAAAAGCCGAACAGTTGGTCAAGATTTGTAAAGCTACGTTATACGAa TACGACGAGCATTTAACGCAgctggaaaacaaaatttcgtTGGCGCGAGAACGAGCAATGCAGGACGATGATCAAGCATGGATGGCTGGTGAAGAAGAAAACTACACCATCGCGGAACCGGAcagaatt AGTCAAGCAAGTTCTCCTGATCACAGTTCTTTCTTGAAGTCTAACATGGACGACTACGACTACGTGGACGTGGAAGGAGGGATTCAGTCGAACGAAGACATCTCTGCTTCCGTTTCCAGGCCAAGAAAACGTAAAAACAAAAAGGATGAGGCGGCGATCCTCGAAGAAG ATTTGCAGTTTTCAAGCGAAGAGGAGCTGGATGAGGTGCCTCTGAACGAGTTCGAGGATAACAAAGGTGGATTGGTTATTTCGGCGGAAATTCCAATGGAAGGTGTTAATGCTGATGATGACAGCCAACAAGCGGCTGAAGCTATGGTTCAGTTAGGGTCCATGGGTTATTATCAGCAGAACGATGAAGGAACGGACATAATGTA